The DNA region TGTCGTACTCGTAAACCAGCCGGGCCTTGGCAATGAGGCCCACGGGGATCGAGTACTGTCGGTCCGCAGCAGCCACCAGGATTGTATCTTCCTCTACTCCCAGGAGATCCCCCGTGATATTCTTGCGTCCTTCAAGAGAAGCTGTTAGACGCACCTTGACTTTGCGGCCGGCAAAGCGGGCAAAATCTTTCATTTTCCTCAACGGCCGGTTCAGCCCGGGAGAGGAGACCTCAAGCAGATAAGACTGCGGCACTATGTCCTTTACGTCCAGAATGTCACCCACCTGGCGGCTTATCAGGGCGCAATCGTCTACGGTGACGCCGCCTTCCTTGTCGATGAAAAGACGAACAACCCAGCCTCGTCCCTCGCGCTGGTACTCCAGACTGACCAGCTCCATGCCTTCCGAGTCGACAATGGCCTCGGCAAGCTGCTCGAGCTCTCGCTCGATTTCCTGGCGAACGTCCTCGTTCATAGGGTCAAAAAAAAGTGGGCTCGCAGCCCACCTCTCATAGCAGACGTGATTATAATGTACTTTAACTACAAAAGATAGCTTTTGAAGTAAATGAAATTATAACCCAAACGTCCACTAATCGAAGTAAGCCTTCTATCGATGGTCTTCTCTCCACCGAACCGCTACCTCAAAAAGGGACCCCAACCCGAAGGGACCGCCTCCGCAGGCACTCCCCTTCTCTTCGTTGGTCACACCTTTGGAGCGGGCAACGGGATTCGAACCCGCGACACCGAGCTTGGGAAGCTCGTACTCTACCAACTGAGCTATGCCCGCCCGACACATCTCAAATCTAAACAACTGCTCCATTTTTGTCAACATTTTTCCAATTTAAAAATAGCCTTTTGATTTTTAATTATATCAAAATGTTATTCATATCACGGATCAAATACCGTAAGGAATCTCTCCTTTCCCTTCCATATGAAAACCTTGCGTGCACACAGCAAAAACAAAAAGGCAGCGCCTTCGCTGCTACCCCTGAACCTCTTTGATGAAACAGTTTAGCCCGAGTCCTCGCGAAATATTTCGGCCGCATTTCAGGCAGGCAAGGCTGGATAAGATTTCTGGCTTACAGTGAAAGACGCCACGGATTGAACTAACTGGCCTCACATTCTTTGCCCTCACTCCTGCCGCAACTTCAGCTCCGCAGCCTGATAAGATTGCAGGCTGTCTGGCGTCAATTAAAATTCCCGTTACTTTGAACAAGCTTAACTCCAGTCGCCTGTATTTATGAGCCGTCTTCTCGTCCATCCCCGCCTTCGCTGCAGCCGTCCCCATTGTCTTCTCACTCTGTAACAATTTCATATGCCTCCTTATCTGTCTGTCCATCACCATCCAAGCCTTTTATCAGATAAGCTTGGACAGCTCAATACATCCAGCCAAATTCCGGGAATTCTAACTGTCGTTGATCAGCCAACTCCTGTCAATAGCAAGCAGCTTTGATTTTCCTGTGGGGCGATTATTCCTGCCAATTCTGTGATCTGATTCTGCCATACAGTACCAGCTCGAAGCGCCAGCCGATGCGGTTGTATTCAGGCTATCCTTGAAGAGTCGTTGAATTCGGTGTTTTCAAACCTCCGCTGTCGTGGGAGGCCGGATCTCTAGCGGCGGGGGATGATTAAAGAAAGGTGGCATGTTAATCATGGATTTGGGAAGATACCTTTCAAAGAAGGATGCCATCGGGCTGCTGGAAATAGTGTCCAATGGCTTGGACTGCCGCCGTGAAGAGGACTTCCGGAAGTTGCTTCTGGACTTGCAAGATTTGATTGCTTTCGAATGTGCGGTTTGCGGTCACCAGAACTTGAGGGAAGAAGTTGTTGTCGACCAGATATGTGAACAAAAGATGGTGAATG from Deltaproteobacteria bacterium includes:
- a CDS encoding ribosome maturation factor RimP encodes the protein MNEDVRQEIERELEQLAEAIVDSEGMELVSLEYQREGRGWVVRLFIDKEGGVTVDDCALISRQVGDILDVKDIVPQSYLLEVSSPGLNRPLRKMKDFARFAGRKVKVRLTASLEGRKNITGDLLGVEEDTILVAAADRQYSIPVGLIAKARLVYEYDRRES